A genomic region of Trichothermofontia sichuanensis B231 contains the following coding sequences:
- a CDS encoding metal ABC transporter ATP-binding protein, with amino-acid sequence MLEVEHLSVNYQRQPALTDFSLRLVPGEMVGVVGPNGAGKSTLMKALLGLIPYQGRVLLAGQPLQRQRQRVAYVPQRSQIDWDYPITAWNVVMMARTRAIGWLRSPSPLQRQIVQAALERVDMLSLARRPIGQLSGGQQQRVFIARALAQQADVFLLDEPFAGIDKKTEALLVGVFAELRAQGKTLLVCSHEWGDSLNRYDRLLLLNRHLLAEGKPRSVMTMENIYRAYGDASASNNGQKPGSFFFC; translated from the coding sequence ATGCTAGAGGTTGAGCACCTGTCTGTCAATTACCAGCGGCAGCCTGCCCTTACCGATTTTTCCCTACGCTTAGTACCGGGGGAGATGGTGGGGGTGGTGGGTCCCAATGGGGCGGGTAAAAGTACGCTGATGAAGGCGTTACTGGGTTTGATCCCTTACCAAGGGCGGGTCCTGCTGGCCGGACAACCGTTGCAACGACAACGACAGCGGGTGGCCTATGTACCGCAGCGATCGCAGATCGATTGGGACTATCCGATTACTGCCTGGAATGTGGTGATGATGGCCCGCACACGGGCGATCGGGTGGCTACGGTCACCTAGCCCCCTGCAGCGGCAAATTGTGCAGGCGGCCCTGGAACGGGTGGATATGCTGTCCCTCGCACGACGTCCGATCGGTCAACTGTCGGGGGGACAACAGCAGCGGGTGTTTATTGCACGGGCACTGGCGCAACAGGCAGATGTATTTTTGCTGGATGAACCCTTTGCAGGGATTGACAAGAAAACGGAAGCCCTCCTCGTGGGAGTGTTTGCCGAGTTGCGTGCCCAGGGAAAAACGCTCTTGGTCTGTAGCCATGAGTGGGGCGATAGCCTGAATCGCTACGATCGGCTCTTGTTACTGAATCGGCACCTGTTGGCTGAAGGGAAACCGCGATCGGTGATGACGATGGAGAATATTTACCGGGCCTATGGTGACGCCTCAGCATCGAATAATGGCCAAAAACCAGGGTCCTTCTTCTTTTGTTAA
- a CDS encoding aldehyde dehydrogenase family protein encodes MDTIAQQLDQQRQFFATGQTRPLAFRRAQLQQLRQRIVDNEAQILEALHADLRKPQFEAYAAEVYILLEELDRTLKHLPTWMRPQRVKVPLMTQPGHATLVPEPLGIVLIISPWNYPFQLCLLPLVGAIAAGNCAVLKPSEVASATATLIADLIKATFDPAFVCAVTGGPETSQRLLAERFDHIFFTGGTAIGKLVMAAAAQHLTPVTLELGGKSPCLVDRDVDLATTARRIVWGKFANAGQTCIAPDYLLVDRAIHAPLLTAMQTCLRDFYGEVPAQSPDYARIINDRHFQRLSAFLQDGQIVVGGETDARDRYIAPTILDQVSPEAPVMQEEIFGPILPVLTYDTLESAIAFVNARPKPLALYCFSRNRDYTQQVLAQTSAGGVCVNDVLLHNLVPDLGFGGVGPSGMGRYHGKASFDTFSHFKGVLQRPFRLDLQFRYPPYTGTLARFKSVARFLPFLP; translated from the coding sequence ATGGACACGATCGCGCAGCAGCTTGATCAGCAACGTCAATTTTTTGCCACGGGACAAACCCGTCCTCTTGCGTTTCGTCGTGCCCAACTCCAACAGTTACGGCAACGGATTGTGGACAACGAGGCCCAAATTCTGGAAGCCCTCCATGCTGATCTGCGCAAACCCCAGTTTGAAGCCTACGCTGCCGAAGTTTATATTCTTCTTGAAGAACTGGATCGCACCCTCAAGCATCTACCCACTTGGATGCGACCGCAACGGGTGAAGGTTCCCCTAATGACTCAGCCCGGACACGCTACCTTGGTTCCGGAACCCCTGGGGATCGTTCTGATTATCAGTCCGTGGAATTATCCTTTTCAACTCTGTCTGTTGCCCTTGGTGGGGGCAATTGCTGCGGGTAACTGCGCGGTGCTCAAGCCTTCGGAGGTCGCCAGTGCTACAGCAACCTTAATCGCCGACTTGATCAAGGCCACATTTGATCCGGCTTTTGTGTGTGCCGTCACGGGAGGACCCGAAACCAGTCAGCGTCTGTTAGCTGAGCGTTTTGATCATATTTTCTTTACCGGTGGGACAGCCATCGGTAAGCTCGTTATGGCAGCTGCGGCCCAACACCTCACCCCCGTCACTCTGGAACTGGGGGGCAAAAGTCCCTGCCTCGTTGACCGCGATGTGGATCTCGCTACGACTGCCCGTCGCATTGTCTGGGGAAAGTTTGCCAATGCTGGCCAAACCTGTATTGCACCGGATTATTTGCTGGTCGATCGCGCGATTCATGCCCCCCTGTTGACGGCGATGCAAACCTGTCTGCGGGACTTTTATGGCGAGGTTCCGGCCCAAAGCCCTGACTATGCGCGAATTATTAACGATCGCCATTTCCAACGCCTCAGTGCCTTCCTCCAGGATGGTCAGATTGTGGTAGGAGGTGAGACAGATGCGCGCGATCGTTACATTGCGCCGACGATTCTGGATCAGGTGTCTCCCGAGGCACCGGTGATGCAGGAGGAAATTTTTGGCCCGATCTTGCCCGTGCTGACCTACGATACCCTAGAAAGTGCGATCGCCTTCGTCAATGCTCGGCCTAAGCCCCTAGCCCTCTACTGCTTCTCCCGTAATCGCGACTATACCCAACAGGTGCTGGCCCAAACCTCTGCTGGTGGCGTCTGTGTGAACGATGTCTTGCTACACAACCTCGTACCCGACCTGGGATTTGGGGGCGTCGGTCCGAGTGGCATGGGGCGCTACCACGGTAAGGCCAGTTTCGACACATTTTCACACTTCAAGGGAGTCCTCCAGCGCCCCTTCCGGCTCGATTTACAGTTCCGCTATCCTCCTTACACTGGGACCCTGGCTAGATTTAAATCGGTGGCGCGTTTTTTACCCTTTTTACCCTGA